One Brassica napus cultivar Da-Ae chromosome C2, Da-Ae, whole genome shotgun sequence DNA window includes the following coding sequences:
- the LOC106390979 gene encoding defensin-like protein 3, translated as MAKFASIITLLFAALVLFAALEASALRGGKRCEKRNPSTSFSGVCQYDNACMNQCINLEGAQDGKCNNAVPTPKCICYFPCFPNS; from the exons ATGGCTAAGTTTGCGTCCATCATCACCCTTCTCTTTGCTGCTCTTGTTCTCTTTGCTGCTCTTG AAGCATCAGCATTACGTGGAGGGAAGCGGTGCGAGAAGCGAAATCCAAGTACATCATTTTCAGGAGTCTGTCAATACGACAATGCGTGCATGAATCAGTGCATTAACCTTGAGGGAGCACAAGATGGAAAATGCAACAATGCCGTCCCCACTCCTAAATGTATCTGTTACTTCCCATGCTTCCCCAACTCCTAA
- the LOC106390978 gene encoding glycine-rich RNA-binding protein 10-like — protein MFFVTVTCFVSSTINDREMGRSRGFGFVTFKDEKSMKDAIDEMNGKELNGRTITVNESQSRGSGGGGGRGGGGYGGRGGGDCGSLDQHGFPRDKI, from the exons ATGTTCTTTGTTACTGTTACTTGCTTTGTCTCATCG ACCATTAATGATCGTGAGATGGGAAGGTCAAGGGGATTCGGATTCGTGACCTTCAAGGATGAGAAATCGATGAAGGATGCTATTGATGAGATGAACGGAAAGGAGCTCAACGGACGTACCATCACCGTCAACGAGTCTCAGtctagaggaagcggcggtggaGGAGGCCGTGGTGGAGGTGGATACGGTGGCCGTGGAGGTGGAG ATTGTGGATCACTGGATCAACATGGGTTTCCAAGGGACAAAATCTGA